gcagaggctgCGCCTGGGTGGTGGCCATTATCGTTGCTCCAGTCCGCGGTAGTGATGGCGCACTTCCTGGGCCACGTCCTAAGTGCTGGAGTGCTCGCAGAGATCGTGGAGGAGTGTGTGGCGGACGTCGTACCGGGTATTCGCTAGCTGTGGGGTGGCCCCGTGCAGGCTTATGGGGCATGCGTGCAGGTGGCTGCAGTTGCCTGCGTAGGTCTACCTGCATGGCTGAgaaacaacagcagccgcagcagtggggAGATGCGGAGCAGTGATGaggcaagaagagagagagggagggagagccaccgctgcactaCTTGTTGCAAGCGGCCAGTGCACGCAAGCTGGGGGAAAAAGAATGGCACACATGCGCgtaggggagggagagcgagggaaatGGAgatgtgccgctgctcatcacGATCAACACGGATACCCGCACAGGAAGCATCGAGCCATTCCCTTGCTCGATGCTTCCCATCCGAGGGGGACGAAGGAGAGCTACGCTGAGTTGACAGCACGAGGCCCACACAAAGgtgaaaggaaaagcaacAGACGCACCCGCGCCTGCAGAGCCGCATACAGAACGagagggacacacacacacacacacgcagagagggtaTGAGGGGGTTCGGTTCGTAGTGGGGAGAGAATGCGATCGGGCAAAGAGGGACGACGACAGTGGCTGCGGAAAGAGAGGCCACGACGCATCGGAGTTGTTTACGATCTACCCAAAAATAGCGCTCTTGGAATCCGCCTGTGTTTTCCCGAGActcgaccccctcccccacctcactcccccctccaccgccgccgccgcacggcGCACGGCGCCCGTCAGATGGACTTTGTGTTCCACTGTAGGTGTTGACCAAaaaggaggtgctgcgacACGTTGAACTTCCCCAGCACCTCCGCGGCAAACATTTTCACCATGCCGCTGTAGACCTTCGCCCAGTGCTCGACGCCGGAGATGTTGTACAGCATGTTGCTGTGCTCGTGGAACGGTCCGGTCTTGTTCTCCAAGATCCACGCGATCATACCAAAGTAGAGGTAGTTGTCCTTCAGCATCGCTACCTTGGTGCGGTCGCAGACGTCTTTGGGGTGGATTATGGTCGCCTCCTGATCGACCGCCGGCTTCACGGGCTGCATATCCGCATTGATGAGCTGAGCACCGCCAAAGATGTAGGGAATGTGGTGATAGTCGTCTAAGCCCCACACCCCGTGTGACCCCGCCGGCTCGAGCGAGTAGCGCTTCTGCAGACACCGGACCAGGCGCATGTAGTCGTAAAATATGTAGAAGATGTAGTCCTGGCGCCGCttgcgcacctccaccctCGCCTCCAGGGgcaccggcggtggcggcgggaCCTCGAGCGGTACGAGCACCGTCGGATCATCCTTCAGACTCCCGCCGCAGTCGCCGTGCTCCTCAAGGCAGATCATAATCACAATGAAAAAATGCAGCTcgtggccgctgccgaaGTCGAGGCGGGTGGCGTTGCCAAAGGAGTCCATGACGTACGCCGCCAACTCCGTTGCCATGGCGgtgatctcctcctccgaaCGACTTGTGGAGGTGGGAAAGGTGCGAACGAGCTTC
Above is a genomic segment from Leishmania panamensis strain MHOM/PA/94/PSC-1 chromosome 7 sequence containing:
- a CDS encoding protein phosphatase 2A, regulatory subunit B, putative (TriTrypDB/GeneDB-style sysID: LpmP.07.0220), whose protein sequence is MRGSDAMAGPAARWRPAQNSEAVRKYTSKAVAPHPPAKVILEDHFLIEVFRRSAAFQKVISYVQGCSEAVESTPNYQRMSTTVNDCDNTVKYLVEDYLPRLHDIATAIPLEDMAQQRFGNRAKRIFHERLEETVVADMEKLVRTFPTSTSRSEEEITAMATELAAYVMDSFGNATRLDFGSGHELHFFIVIMICLEEHGDCGGSLKDDPTVLVPLEVPPPPPVPLEARVEVRKRRQDYIFYIFYDYMRLVRCLQKRYSLEPAGSHGVWGLDDYHHIPYIFGGAQLINADMQPVKPAVDQEATIIHPKDVCDRTKVAMLKDNYLYFGMIAWILENKTGPFHEHSNMLYNISGVEHWAKVYSGMVKMFAAEVLGKFNVSQHLLFGQHLQWNTKSI